The DNA window CGTATGCCCTGTTCAGCCACGTTGTGCTCGAAGTCGACGATCGGTGAATGGAGCGGATACCTCACTTCTCGGCGGCCACGACGAGGTGACTTGCCATGCCCATCAGCGTTCGCTCCTGCTCGACCATGCGAATCAGGTCAAGCAACTGCTCTCGCCTTCGAGGGTCAGCCATCCGATCATCGAGGTCCGTGGCGTACTCTCCCGGTCCCTGCACTGAGAACATGCCTCTGATACTGAAGCCAGCCTCGGCGATCTCCTCTTCCAACTCCTCAGGACNNNNNNNNNNTGGGCGTGCGAGTTCGGCAGGTGCCGACCGTCTGATAAGTCGCGGTACAGAATGGTCATGAAGTCAGGATCGTCGATGTATCCATCCATGAGACCGTCCATCAGTGAGGCGTATCGGTTGACTCCAGTGGCAATCAATATACCCCCGTTCCTCAGCACACGACGTGCCTCGCTCAGCGCGGCCAACCGGTCCTCCCTGGCGAGCAGGTGGTACAGCGGGCCCATGAGCAGGACAAGATCGACGCTCTCATCGTGCCAACTCAGCGAGCGAGCGTCGCCCTCGGACACACTCGCCAGCGGATGGTCCGGTTGCGATGCCGATGCCTCGCGGGCCTGCTCCAGGTGCTTGGAAACCGGATCGATCAGATGGGCCTCGTAACCGAGGCTCGCCAGCCAGCGCG is part of the Dehalococcoidia bacterium genome and encodes:
- a CDS encoding SAM-dependent methyltransferase, coding for PEELEEEIAEAGFSIRGMFSVQGPGEYATDLDDRMADPRRREQLLDLIRMVEQERTLMGMASHLVVAAEK
- a CDS encoding class I SAM-dependent methyltransferase codes for the protein RWLASLGYEAHLIDPVSKHLEQAREASASQPDHPLASVSEGDARSLSWHDESVDLVLLMGPLYHLLAREDRLAALSEARRVLRNGGILIATGVNRYASLMDGLMDGYIDDPDFMTILYRDLSDGRHLPNSHA